In Corynebacterium nuruki S6-4, the following proteins share a genomic window:
- the xdhC gene encoding xanthine dehydrogenase accessory protein XdhC, translating into MSWLSDAAALRATRTPAVLVTLVARRGHAPREAGAKMLVTADGLSGSVGGGNLEAGAVDRAREMLAGIPAAGGTTGPEFLDFALNDRVPYEHGRQCCGGEVTVLLEHLPVVPAVAVFGCGHVGLELARILSRQDAELWFCDSRPDQVDALRTEVAGSPATVHTTHSMLPEEVVDDLPAGTHVLVMTHDHGEDLHLCQALLARIRDAGDLGSVGLIGSSAKWARFRGKLADAGFSAEEIGGIRCPVGLPDLGGRHPATIAVSVAAELLQRW; encoded by the coding sequence GTGAGCTGGCTGTCGGACGCCGCGGCGCTGCGGGCAACCCGCACCCCCGCCGTGCTGGTGACACTCGTCGCCCGCCGGGGCCACGCACCCCGGGAGGCCGGCGCGAAGATGCTCGTCACCGCCGACGGGCTGTCCGGCTCCGTCGGCGGCGGGAACCTGGAGGCCGGCGCCGTCGACCGGGCCCGGGAGATGCTCGCCGGAATTCCCGCGGCCGGCGGGACCACCGGCCCCGAGTTCCTCGACTTCGCACTCAATGACCGGGTGCCCTACGAACACGGCCGCCAGTGCTGCGGCGGAGAGGTCACCGTGCTGCTCGAACACCTGCCCGTCGTCCCGGCCGTCGCCGTCTTCGGCTGCGGCCATGTCGGCCTCGAACTCGCCCGGATCCTGTCTCGGCAGGACGCCGAACTGTGGTTCTGCGACTCCCGCCCCGACCAGGTCGACGCGCTGCGCACCGAGGTCGCCGGCAGCCCCGCGACGGTGCACACGACGCACTCCATGCTGCCCGAGGAGGTGGTCGACGACCTGCCCGCGGGGACACACGTCCTGGTCATGACCCACGACCACGGTGAGGATCTGCACCTGTGCCAGGCGCTGCTCGCACGGATCCGGGATGCCGGTGACCTGGGGTCGGTCGGGCTCATCGGGTCCTCGGCGAAGTGGGCCCGGTTCCGCGGGAAACTGGCGGACGCGGGATTCAGCGCCGAGGAGATCGGCGGGATCAGGTGTCCCGTCGGGCTGCCGGACCTGGGCGGACGCCACCCGGCGACCATCGCGGTCAGTGTCGCCGCGGAGCTGCTGCAGCGCTGGTGA